ctgaatcactataaaaacaaacaaatatatcaacaaagaaaaacccaaaaaaaaccaactcaTTAGCACATTTACCATAGCACAAcaacaatgacgggatgtatgaaATAAGTAGTTGAAACATTTTTGAGAAAGACTACTAAATTGAATGTAAATAGAAGCTATGGCGATCTTATCCCTCAGAGCTATACAGCTCATTGATTCACAATGTTGGGCGACCCCCCTGGAGATTTATTGTTTAGACCTTTTGTCATCTATGCAAGACTTGCTTGAGTGAATAGGCGTCTGTGTAAATATTATATACACCACATTCCTTTTACATTCTTTTCAACGCTTCTTTGTAAGCTATAATATTCTAGTACTGATTTTCAGACTAActttactgtgaattcattattattcgcaGCAAACACTACTAATTATATCCCTATtgttttctatgttaaattcagCTACTTCAAGCGTTGTTGGCTACTTTGTCTCAAGTTCAAATTAAATGACATACCTAtcatgtcaaaactataatttatcCTGATTTGTGCTGAAGAATTCAACATACTCTTAATTGCATATTAGATTGTACCGTTTCCCGGACGTTTGACAGTACTAAAATAGGTACTTCCGATCCGAACAGCAAGGCAAATGTGCCCTCCTCTTatgattttttatgtttaattgttCAAAAGAAACTTTCAACAAGAGTTCTACAGTTATCTCAATTCCCAAAGCTTTCATTTGTTACAAAACAACTACCCTAATATTTCACTAGTGACAAAGATACAGGTATGCGTaggaacttttttgttttaaaaatgttttactttCTTTTATGTTCTTCCgaccgggcccgaattagtggttctatgatgagtttatctaataCCGCAGTGCCACTAGGCCAAGATGGCACTACGATCtgttaaaaaaatgcaaattttgatgatcgtagtacgatcgtgtagatcgcagtaaggtcgtatcacggtcgtggtgaggtctttaatatcgtgatgagcgtggccaactgtgaacatgttcaaaacaatcgtaatgcggtcgtggcgaaatcggGTGGTAGTAGAAGcatagtgagagcgcactaagatcgtagtaagatcgcaaaggtcgctgaataatcgtagcgaaagcgtggttctattcggagaaactgcgctacgatctcactaCGACttgactacgttcacactacgaccataattctcattgtcattttcacataaaatatataaaaaatagattagaacgtagtagcatcgtgaaagcaacgaaaatttacattttcatgccgctcataccgtgAACTCACCACGAtcagaatttattttagatcgcggtgagcgtggtgcgatccgTGGTCTaatgggactggggcttaaaccatgaatttaaatgtcaaatgaaGTACAAATATTCGATAGGTTTGAATGCAGACTTTTGAAAAACAGCGAGACTAAGTATTCACGAAATTATaattttccttaatccacaaaatttatatacaaatataatccTTTGTATATAACGTAAACTCTACGTCTTTTCGCCTGTCAATTGCttaaaataccatggcaaaaacatagattattaatTTCAtcagaaaatacaaatttatgtTATTAACATGAGATAGGACAAAgtcaaattaagaaaaaagaaaacagcaaAGATCTAAATTATAAGCCGAGTTATTTTGAGTGGGGTATATGTTGCAAACTGCTCTCTATATTTTAAGTTTgcattttgaagttagaatttcttttgtttttttctcatttgaaatagTATAACATATAAAAGAGGAACTACGTCCCTCACAACATCATTGTGTTTAATCAAAAGTACAAATAAAGGTTTTTATGtacagtttttgttgttgttcatatGTTTTATACCATTTATTTGCCGGTTAATTTATCCTGAGacttaatatataaaatagtatactATTCCCTGATTTGTCTGTTCAAAAAGGAGGACTAAATTAAGAACAAAAATGAATTCAATTCAATGATCAATCTTAAGTACATTTTAATACCTAATGGATGTATGAAGTATGATCGTTTGCTATGTGCTGAAGTTTTATTTGTGAATTTGAGACAAACTGCTTCAACGGAGGGCTGTTACTTTGCTCTTTTTTTCCCCATTATTCCATCCATGTATCCCCCCTTCTTTGTTCTCGTATcaatgatttcaacaaaaatataattttgcttaattatcaaattttaaaacaccATAAGAGTGGTTGTTCAGAATAAGTGAATATGAGCCAAGCCATGATGACACAAGATGactaacatttttaaaaagatgatttcagcttccaattgtgaactttccatttcgaagtatcaacattccagcagcacctgcatacggggtatatatctcccaattgaaacgatattcccgtgGTTGTATTACCTATCAtgcttttcttgatagagggttgctgcccacaaggaagctattaaaccaagaattccaaattatgaagttgaaataatcccttcgtaaattttacggacgccatcacgagttgcttgaccgttatagaataaccttttcacagatgatataggaatatgttccttacgtcgtaactacaatccccttccctttcaagaacgtgacctaccgaatcagactatttaccgcatttgttataacatgagcaacacgacgggtaccacttgtggagcaggatctgcttacatgtacccttccggagcacctgagatctccctcagtttttggtggggtttgtgttgctaatTCTTTAGTGTTATATGTTGTGTCAAGTATAcgtctattgtttgtctgtttgtcttttttcatttatagccatggcgttgtcagtttattttcgatttatgagtttgactgttcctctggtatctttcgtccttctttcaAATAACAACACAAGCACAATTTGTtagattttacaaaaaataggCTTTTCTATGTGTCCTTTTATATTATATCACTAATTACAGGAGGATATTATTTATGTGCACTAAAACATTCCATATGTATTGATTTTATTCGTACTCTTCCACAGTTGTTTAGCGATGCATAATACCAAACACATAATACCGCACAATTGACAATTGACAGTCTTTCTAGAAATTGCCAATGCATAGTTAATTTCTAGTTAGAACAGCGGCATTTATATACTGTTTTAAAGCTGCTCTTAttggtaaaataaaattatattccaATAAGTTGACACACATATATTGTACTCGCAAAACATTATTATAAGATGATAAAGATTGTTGTGTCATTGTTTCATGTGTTTGTCTATAGAAATAACAAATCTATAAATTGTAAAGTTGTTGATCAGGAAATGCCATCCGGTACTAAACTCCCAGTCTGAGTTAATAATGAACATTAAATTCCATTTTCGGAAGTTAAAGTATAGGTAGttgtgagttataaaaaaaaaattctgttataTAAAATGTCTCAATGGTAATCATATAATATCTTCTTATTCTATAGGGTAgggaaaacaatatttttttatcagataaaaaGTCAATGTGGAATTTTTCAACTATTGTTTGGCATTCCATATGTTCTGCAAATTTGAACAATAGTAAGTCGGAAACCAAAATTTCTACTATCTTTAAAgcattgtatgttttaaaatcaaagatattttgGTCAAGGAAAAATCCAAAAAATGGTTTGCATGGACTGCAGGAAAACTTGATGAATATTTATATGACACAAAACATTTACCATGTTTTTCTGTACTATTTAGAAATTGGAACTCATTTACATGGAAATATTCTGATCGCATGTAATGTAGGAGTAACAAATCCCAAGTGATACTATGAATATAACTATCATCTTTTTTATCTGGACGACAAAACTTTTGACGAGTCTAcagaaatgcatttttttttattttttaatggtaTCAGTACAGCAAGCAGTCAGAGTTTTGTTAAAGcttattattttttctaaaattgtttaatatttcacagcggtataatactgttaaATTATCCACCCCCTAttctattgattttgtatttgcattgtataatagatcaaatgtattcgttcagtgtctgttcacttgtgttaatatgtcttttttttttagctaagCCATCTCAATTGATATTGTATAGGATATCTTTCAATCTTGTgctgttacactattgtttcagattaGGGTGAAGGTTTGTACCATTAACTCGTTGTTTAAaccttttgtaattgtttggcctgtccttagtcaggaatctgatgttcagtagttgtcgtttgttgatatggttcataagtgtttcccgtttctcgtttttatatagataagaccgttggttttcctgtttaaaagGTTTTAAACTAGTATTGTTTGGGGCCAttacagcttgctgttcgatgtgagccaaaaatccgtgttaaagaccgtactttgactttaaatggtttacttttataaattgcgacttgaatggagagttgtctcattggcactcatatcccATCTTATTTATCAATGTATCACATATTTTGGTTAAGGTTTGCATACAACTTTGGTTCGTTCAATTATGACTAGATGATGCATTTATAAAAGCACATTTGTTAGGAAAGCACATACAAACGCTGATAAAGTTCTTTTAGTTGCCGTCAAATAATTTAATctcaatatacatattttgtaGATTATCTTCATAATTGATATGATGTTGATACAAAGTGATAACGGTACGATTAAGTCGAcgtattgtgttttgtttttgctaGAGCATTCTTTTGGATTGGGTAcagtaaaccaacttattttcgcggatactttatttcgcgttttatcCTTTCTAGTCCACTTCGCGGCTATTTTTCgtgatttttaaatttatatgatGTAGTTTGATAAGGAAAGATCAAAGTTTTTTCattttcgcgacgatttatattcgcgttattttctACTCGCGAAATTCGCAAAATAAATCGCTCtcgaaaataagtttgtttacagtaTACGTATGAACAAAATCGTTGACGTATTATTGATATGGAAAATAAGGTATCAACAACATATCAATTTTTAAGAACATtatatgcatttattattgaaGATTTTAATAATGTGTGAAATTTACTTCACATTTACTTTACATTTACTTTAATTGCGTTTCAATAAGTTACTGTAGGTGCGTATTTAATCGTCCTGCTgtataatttaaacatattttattgttcaaaatgacaaatgtatcaGACACAATTTTCACAACTCAGTAACGTCTTTTCCATGCTGTATGCTAATCCAAGACTTGAAATTCTTTGGAACATTTCGTATAATACTATAAGTGGAATAAAACATTCTCGATTTCTTCTATAAAGTAGCAATCAAAAGACAAAACTTAAAAGTCATAAACATGTAAATTTTCATTAATTCATAATCAGAAAGCCAGAGAATGAGCTGTAGCCATTCCGATCACTGTGAACTGTGTAATTACCACGTGACCTTATAGATACTTTGTCTCCTTCTTTCAGATCCAATATCATATTGGTTGTACCCATTTCATAAGTTTTACTTGAAGGATTTAACCAAATACTTGACACTTGCACGTCATTAAGGTAAAGATTAACCCACAGTTTGTGTCCTTTTGCGTTCATCACAGTTGACGATATATGATACACTCCTTTACTAGGTGCAGTGAAAATACCTGTCGTTGGGTCGTAGCCGTCTTTAATGTTGACTACAACTCTGTCAAACTTGATAGCAACATTTGCTGAAACGCTTTGATCATGTGTGCGAACAGATGAAAATGCTGGTGTTGTCTCCCTGTTAGAACACTGACAACCtgaaattagaaataaataattaataatatgaCTAAAGCTAGTCTTATGATAgtcatatttaacacaaaaaatataGTTTCTTGGTAAAACGGCAAATTAATATTGAATATGAAACATAAATAATGTCAAGGCACTATAGAAGATTACGTGTTGGGCCATATAGTTTCAGATATCATACATTTATTACCCTTGTCTGAGGGAGATTTGAGGACTTGGTCTCCCAAGTGAATAATTATTTCCCAAGGGAAATGAATgtccttcttcttcttcttcttcttccttcttcttcttcttcttcttcttcttcttcttcttcttcttcttcttcttcttcttcttcttcttcttcttcttcttcttcttcttcttcttcttcttcttcttcttcttcttcttcttcttcttcttcttcttcttcttcttcttcttcttcttctgtctGATAATAGTTACAATCAACGCGCTGATTATTTTGACTTAGGTGCGAATACAGACCCACTCCCCCACTTCCACTTTCTTTACTACTTTTAATTTCTGAACAAGAAGATATAAATCTTTatacaataaaattaagaatggaaatggggaatgtgtcaaggagacaacaacccgaccatagagcaaacaacaacagaaggtcaccaacaggtcttcaatgcagcgagaaattcccgcacccggaggcgtccttcagttggcccctaaacaaatgtatatacaagTTCAGAAATAATGAACgctatactaaactccaaattgtacacaagaaagtagaattaaaaataatacaagactaacaaaggccagaggctcctgacttgggacaggcgcaaaaatgcggcggggttaaacattttttatgagatctcaaccctccccctatacctctagccaatgcagaaaagtaaacgcataacaatacgcacaatgaaattcagttcaagagaagtccgagtctgatgtcagaagatgtaaccaaagaaaataagcaaaatgacaatgatacataaataacagaCTACTAAcatttaactgacatgccagctccagacatcaattaaactgattgaaagtttatgtcttcatcaaatgaaaatcagacacaatccttcccgttaggggttaagtatcataccatcataacacccatgtatatgagaagaacataacccgtgtcatgctaccaattggtttttaaataaatgtgtttagttccgatgcaaagaccctataagtgaatcaatattaacgccgaaatatgcaatctttaatgacctgaaaacagtatcgtaactatatcccttcttagtaagtctatttaaaggttttgttagcttctgaggtgaatactgatattgttgtgctttataaagaatatttccaatgTTTGTCATCCGCTTGATCAATAGTACCGATTAAAACGTAATTATATGTTCTTCTATGTTCAATTGTTCTGTGGATTGTTAgctattttaccgattatgtctattatgttcacgcatcgttttaaaaataacggaatttgatgcgactgtcatgtaagtgagaggtttagcgttataaaaccaggttcaatccaccattttctacatttgaaaatgtctgtaccaagtcaggaatatgacagttgtttcccatccgtttgatgtgttttattgttgattttgtcatttgattagggactttccgtgctgagttttcctcggagttcagtatttttgtgattttttttttcacatgtctgaAAGGTTTTGAAGACAGTAATGACTAAACGATCGCTCTAAATGTTATAGAGGTTTTGTTCAATGTCACTCTGAGTCGTCTCAAGCGATCatttgttaattttgttatttttatttacagatatacATGATTTACAGTGGAATAAAAATTATAAGTTCTTTATACCGATACCCTTGTAAAATGAAGGTTGTGGTTTTGTTGGTACAATCAATTATGTTGCACATATGTGTAGTATTTTCTAGATTCAAAGATCATTCAATATATTATGTAATGCATTTAGTATACAATAGTAGGTTTCCTTTTTACTGCATACGGTCAAGCACAGGCTTACTTTTATATATGCGTTCCACACCTAATTCATTTTATTATATCATGGCagaactataacatgtataatataagaCAGGATATCagttaattaattgttttcaatccagcttttgtatgtttttgtttattgtattttggGTTAAACATTTGTATATACGAAGAGAAAATCCAATGTCTGTACTCGAGCATCATTATAGAAATAGTATTGAAAATCAAAAAGTTTTATAAATCTACCAAATGACATCATCGGATAATCCCTAGACCTAAGAGTATGAGACATTAGGAGAGAGAGGCAAAATATACCAACTTACCAATCAAATGATACAGgtcaaaaataaaatcacaacgTAATGACAAAAAAAAGTTTGAGAACAAAATACGACCAATAGTATACCGAACACACCAAATGAAATTTAAGACTGAGCTAAACGGGCGCCATTTAAGAATTTGAATGATCTCAAGTTTAATGAAATTGGGCACTTGTCGTTTTGCTCATATAAGTACAAACTCGTTGATAAGTTGAATTCGGAAGGTTGCATTATGGAAAATGAGACGTGATCGTAGTTATGACCATTGAACCATATAAGAGAAATGCCAACAAAACTGTAATGGAACACAATAAATCGAAACAAAAGAGAGCACATAACCATAATATTCCAACGATAGACAATATATGTAAGTCTATCGATGGATAATATAAAGCTTTCCTTAACTCAGTGAACAATGTCGGACATAAGTATGCGTATAACTGAAATccttcaaattaaacaaaatacaaaaaaagtttaaaaacacACACTCACACAAGCGTTAACTGAATATGCtacttttaataaattaaatttttggtCTGTGAACATTGTTTTATTAACATAAGTATGAAAAAGGTACGgtacaagaaaccaaatgacacaaatcACTATACGAacttcaacaatcagcaaagcacatatttgtttttcgttcattgttttgtatattAATAAGCCGTCTTTTTAaactcttttgaattgtttatatttatcatgCATCTTTTGgctttttaaagctgactatgcggtatgaaaAACAGCAACTACTGAATAACAGGATCGAGCTCCTGACTGTGAACAGGTACAcccatacagaatgtggcgggtaaAACAACAATTAAATTTTACTAATTGTAATTCAgttaatttgtgaaaaaaatcttaaattacctcaatgagacagtaaccgaACAACAAGGAAACCAgaatatatattttcagaataaaacCGAATTTTCCTCGATGAACAAGCACGGACATAAGGGAACTAACTCTATGTCGTAATGGGAcacattttatcagaaaaaaaaagattatttgttaaatataaaaagcGAGAACAAGACTACAAAAGAGTCAACAGCGACACCTGGTGACGAAATACAAACTTTAAACGCTACTTTTGACAGTAATATCAATTTTACTGTTTAATTCGTTTAGTTGTAAGAAATTAAAAGAAGAAACTTGATCCACTCAGATTGGTTCTTGGgtgtaataaaaaattaaaggaCTAGAATAGaaagttacaaaaatgtatatactagcAGGGTAAATTTCTTGATAATAAATGCAAGTATTTTTACCTTGAAATTTGTCAATTGTAGCACTAACGTTCGACTGTAATAGTCGTGTCACATTTTCGGTTATTTGATCAACAGTTCCCTCCATTTGATTGAAGATCGCTCCTTTGACAGCCTTTGTCACTtctttttgaatatatttttgcaaaactttattaAGTTCGGTAACGTCTAAGTCAGCTTTTAATGCAGCTTTCATATTATCCAGTAGTGGAATAGATACAATTTCGGAACATTGCTGTCCGATGCAGTCCTCAATATTGGCACCTATGgtaaatagaaaacaacaaaactGGATAGCTATTGTAAAAAGCATCTTAATACGCACTTTGCTAAGTCTGTACGGAAACTGAAAAAGTACTTCACTGATATTTTCGACGTCTGTTGTTTGTTCTAGTGTTAACGCATAATTAGTGGTTTATACAAGATGTAAAACagtatatcatttttgttttgttggtagttataaaaaaaaaccgacaagAACATTATGTTATAACATACATAATGTGTCTAGAATTAATCTTGATTATATTACGCTGATGATTATATAATTGAATGGGtgtattttgacttttcaaatttaatatcTATTTGATTAGTATGTTTATAACGCAGCAAAAGTACAAATAACATAATTCCCTGTTTTGCTGTCTTATTtgtgtatttaaacatt
The window above is part of the Mytilus edulis chromosome 6, xbMytEdul2.2, whole genome shotgun sequence genome. Proteins encoded here:
- the LOC139527876 gene encoding cerebellin-3-like, translating into MLFTIAIQFCCFLFTIGANIEDCIGQQCSEIVSIPLLDNMKAALKADLDVTELNKVLQKYIQKEVTKAVKGAIFNQMEGTVDQITENVTRLLQSNVSATIDKFQGCQCSNRETTPAFSSVRTHDQSVSANVAIKFDRVVVNIKDGYDPTTGIFTAPSKGVYHISSTVMNAKGHKLWVNLYLNDVQVSSIWLNPSSKTYEMGTTNMILDLKEGDKVSIRSRGNYTVHSDRNGYSSFSGFLIMN